TCACTCTCATCGAAGTGGAGGCTCAGAGAGGCTTCAACCCTTCcccgctctctctcttcctcacaCGCTGCCTCCTTTTCTGCCCTCTACGATACATCTCAGTTGTCTGCTCTTCATTCTCTGCCTCCTGCTTCATCTCGGCTTCCTTCGGCATTTATCGATTCTAGTTCTCTTATCCTCCCACAAAGATCAGCCTCTCGCTGTTTGATTATTGTTAATTTTATATCCTTCCGTTCCGTGATCCCCATAAGGCGCCCACTGTCCCGTCTTTTGGTCGCTGCAGCGGCACAGCCGAAGCTCGCTAATCGGTCACGGCGCCTTGACTTGGGCTGCTGAACCCGCCCCCAGAGAGTTGCTACAGCGCTAGACAGGGCCCACCCTCCGCCAACGCACCGTACAGGCACCGCAAGGGCGCCCGTAGCTCCAGCCAGAGCCCTGGAACGCCGAGGACTCTGCacaacagcacagcacagcacagcacagcacagaaGCAAACAACCTGACATTCTCCAAGTACCTACTTGTACCCACGCCCGCTAGGCCTGCATACGGGCAGTTGAGCGCAGGTACCAGTACATGCGACGGAACTTGCAACAGCCCCGGCTCGTGGCACCGACCGCCGCCTGCACCACTCATTTCCTCCCGCACGTCTAACCGCTGCTACCGCCGCTAAGTCGAAAAAAatcaagacaaaaaaaaaaaaaaaattaaaaaaaaaataaataaataaataaaaataaaaaaaaatttaaaaattaatattaaagaaggaaacagggacaagagagaaaaagaggcaagATCGCAAACAGAGAAAATCGCCGCCGGCACTGCAGGACTTAATTTTTCCTCCTAGCCCTTCCAGGATTCTTTTTATCTTGCATTTTCgagctttaattttcttctctctctctctctctctctcttttcaaaaTATTTCATCCAATCCCGGTGCAGCGCGACTCTGCCTCGATTGCTCCATTCTAGCACTGGGCCAGACATCATAGTGGACACCAGCGCCAGACCACGCCACCAACGCCCGGCCGGTGCCACTGAAGCGCTGCCGCTAAACACACCCAcgacgctgccgccgcccacCGTCACGCCGCAAGAGCTCATCAACCCATCCAGGTGATCTGACGACACTCTTTCCTCACCTCTTCGCCattcctcctccgccactcAAGATTCGTCTGTTTCCGGCCGCCATTCCGGAGGCATGTTCCAGGCTCAGCCAACGCCCTATTCAGGCTCTTCCTACTCGCCCTTTCCATATGGcatagcagcggcagctccCCACAGCCTCGACTTTCTGTTCCCCACCGGcggagctggcgctggcggcgcaTCGAGCGGTGGCTGCTTTTACCCGCCCTACAGCTCCTCGTCTCCGCAGCCGGCGCTGcaacaccagcaccagcaccagcaccagcaccagcagcagttccCTCTGCGGCAGCGACTCAATCGAAGCGGCAGTCCCGTCATCAAGATGGAGGATCAGGACCCGAGTCTGCACGACATGGCAGCGCAGCAGGCGGCTGCCGAGCGGTTCCAGCCAGGCCTTGAGGTGCGTATATGATGCGTATATGATGCGTATATGATGCGGATGTCCAGATGGGCGGGCGAGTTTGTTCGTCGAGAGAGCACCAGCCGGTGGAGAAGGAATGGCGTCCCttgattctttttctctcgGCAGCAGTCTCCCCTCCTATCTGGTTGATGGGCGGGACAGAGGATATCGCCGGTCAAGATGGCATTGCTAACGTTTCGTGCTGCTTAAACAGGGACCCTTTGTCGGCGACAAGACACCAAGCGACGCCATCACCCAGGAATACGCCAAAGCTGACCCGGTATATGTCGAGAAAACTATTGTTGGTTTACCTTCTCCCCTCCCTTCATCCTCGATGCAAGCAAACAAGAGCACATGGCGGAAAGACGAGCTGGGCCGAAATAAGAAGAGAACAGGGTtacagggaaaaaaaagaagagacgcAAAGAGGATGAATGATGTATATCTCGagagctgctgatgctgaccACTACTCTTCTCCCCACATCACAGGCTCTGCCCCAGACGTATTCTCACTATCGCCAGATCAAGGGCGATGGAAACTGCGGATGGCGCGGTAAGTCGAGCCTTGGCCCGCTCTTCAAGGGACGCGCAAACTAATGACAAgaatttctccttctccagcaaTCGCATTCGCTTACTACGAGAAGCTTATCGACCTCGGAGACCAAGCCCAAATCGAGGGCGAGGTGGCCCGTCTCATGAGCCTTGGCTCCATGCTCTCCAACATTGGCCGCTACGAATACCACGAAGATTTCGCCGAGGAGGCTCACAGCTTGCTGCGGGATCTTGCTGCCAACATCGCAAATCCGGGCCTGGCTCGAGTGATACTTCTTCAGCGTTTCAATGACGACACCGTCGAGGCAAACATCATCTACTACTTCCGCATGCTGGCCGCCACATATCTCAAAGGAAATGCGAACATCTACGACCCCTTCGTTGCAGACCATGGAGGAATTGCGGCATACTGCTCGCAGGCAATTGATATTGTCAACCGTGAGATTGAGCATCTGGGCATCGTTGGCCTGGCCAACCTGCTCCTCAAGCCGATCGACTTCGTTTTGGAGGTTGCATACCTGGACCGCAGCCCGGGCAGCCAAGTTAACCGCTACCGCTTTCCGGAAGAGGCCAACGAGCAGGACCCGGCAGCTCTCGGACCTACGATATATCTGCTTTATCGCCCCGATCACTACGATATCCTGTACCGCACGCCACCCATCCAGGCTCCGTCGACCCTCCCCTCCAGTTCCGTTGATTTGCAGGTAAATCGAGTTTCCAGCCTCACAAATAACATTGCCATCAATGCCGTTCCTGGCAGCACGGCAGGCTTCCCAGGAGCCAATATGGATCTGCTTTCAATGCTGCCTGGTTTCAGCCTCAACTCGCTGGGCTCGATGAATACCATGCCCGATATATCTCCCATGACGCCACCTATGGCCAGCCCTGTCGACGATCATTATGTATCGTCGCAACCGCCAAGTTCTTGGACAACACCGTTTCCCGAGCCCTTGCCGTCTCAGGTTCCACAGCAGCCACCGCCACCCTCATTCCCTCCCGTAGTCTCGCCGGCTCCAATGACCCCCAGCACCTCGATGACGCCTAGTCCGACAATGATGAACGCCACGAGTATCaggagcaacagcagcagcagcagcagccatctcTCTGGGTTGGTTTCGAATGCGCGGCCAGCGGATCACACACCTGGATACCGCATAGTGTTTAACCCCTTCCAGCTGGAGTATGACGAGAGCAGGACCACTACTGTTAGAGAGCCAATAGACCAAGCACCGAGAAGCACTACTTTTAAGAACAGCGTGTGGAACAAAGCGCACTATGGCAACCCTGATTTCCACCCAGAAGAGTACGTTCCGGAAGACGACCACTCAGATGGCCGTGGAGGTGGAAGAAAACGGCGGAAGGACTCATGATGATTTTATTATGGCACGCACTCACTGCTTTGCTACCTACTAACACCCGTTGGGTGAAAGTGAAGAGCAGAACAAGCTTGTTCATTTAACCTTGGCAATGCTtaggcaaaaagaaagaaagaaaaagaagaaacaaaattgCGAAGACCGAACTGGTTTagcagaaagaaagcaaataCAGAAGAAAAGATACAGCATAGGATGTTGAGATGGTTAAAGCAAGGAGCTTTTGATCGCTTCTGGCTACATGCGTGGAGAcgactgcttttttttttttttcatgcgAGGATTGATATGCTTCTTTGCATCATTTGGCAGGCATGGCATTCTTcttgtttgtgtgtgtgtgtgtgtgtgttgtgGAATTCAGCTTTGTCTGCTTATCGCATTTTTAATGATGGAATGCTTAGATGAAGCTAAGATGAACTATGAATGGAAGGAGTGTGGGAGACGGAGTGCGAGGCTGGAGTCTGATCAGATTCAATGTCCAGCCTAGAGGAAGATTCACTGGGCGACCAAGCCCCATTTCCTGTACCAGCGTTATTTGGTTTTTGTTGACTTTGTTTTTATCACCGAGAGAATCCTTGGTGGGTATGTCAAGGCGGAGGGCGATATGGTGGAGGCTTCAGATTCTTGTTATATTATGATACGTCATAGCATCGGCGTTTTTTGGGAGAGCTGGTCGGTGGAAACTAATAAATGCAATAACTGTTTGTTCCTACTATCCACTACGCGCTTATGCTTTTTGATTCTTCCTATTGGCCTGCTACACGTGTACGTGTGCTATGTCCTTGTGTATAACCGAGGCTAATGTTGAAGAAGGATGACGAGAGCGCGCctgtgctgttgctgcatgTGGCTGTTGCCCCTGGTACTTACCTACCTAAGTAGGTAGTATCCTACCAAGCTGTCTTGCATTAACGAGACCAGAGAGACACTTGAGCTAGCAATATAGCATGTGCCGCGAGTAAGACAGACGCCATTGGGCTGACTGCacataggtacctacatatagCCCTGCTTGAGTGCTGCGTTGGATTGCAGTGGATTCCGGCAGATTTGAGTCCCGCCCAGACGACAAGAGGAATATGGAGCCTCATTTTGAGTCGTATAACAGACTGCTGTGTCTGAGAAGCTGTGGTGGCATATTTCGATGCCAAGACGGCGAGCCCGAACTCGCATTGATAGGGTTGCGACAGACGGCggtatgatgatgatgctctaTCGAGTACCCCACCATGATACTGTGGTGTTAAAGTAGAATGCCGTTGCCTTAAGAGATGTTTAGTCTTACTTGAATATATCTGTATGACTGAAGCTAAGGTTTCAATAGCCTCTTGgaaattaaattagtttaGCTATGATTTTTAGTAAGTTTAACCATTGTATATGATATTACATATGGATTCATTTCCCTACACATTTTTAGCTTATCTGTATTGACATACAATATCCGATTTTTGTATAGGGCTACTGATTATTGAACTTTTCCAATATAGAATACTCATTCTGACACTTATCCTATGCAATTGAGCCTCTTATTTCGTGCTTTAATGTTATAGGGTAATTGGAATGATCAAAGACAGGGCTGTCTCCATCGAATAGGCACCGACATTTTGTCTTTGGGCCGGTCTTAGTCGAACGTGGTCTTATCCGCATTGTCTTTGCTTGTATCGTCCTAACAGAAGTACACGGCTTAAAATGCCTTCTTTGCTTCCTTGGCGGTCCAGCTTGCTAGTGGCTGATAGCAGGAACCTGGTTAAGAAGCACTGTGTTACTTGCAGCACGATGTCATAGTAGCATTCACTCTTCTTTGTAAGCAGTGATGCGCATAATGTGGTTGGATCGAGACTCTTGTCTTATGTGCATATTGGTGAGCGGTGGAGCTGCTTGATTGAGGATTTCTTGTACATAGACACCCGCACGTTATTTATGGAGCGCGGGAGGTTGCCTATGCACTTGTGACAAGATATAAAGTACAAGTATGGAGCACGGGGACTTTGAAGGGGTTGTCCGGTTGACAGCGGCACAGGGAGACGGGAAAAGCAATGACTTCTCTCTGCTTCATACATCGTTTTGGGATAGACACGCCTGGTTCCTTGTCTGCGGACAGCCGCGCGTCTTGATCCGAATTCCATAAGTCAAAGCCCCCCTTCCGACAGGTTTCTTTTGGCGGAATGATCCCTTTCCGGTTTGGCAGGATATGCAGCAACGGCTTAAACTGCATGGGATGGAGCGCTGGTCCAGCCAACAGCGGAAAGAAACCCCTTTAGGGATGTACAGGCCCCTGACTACTATGGTTGCAGTGCATCAAGGGCGTGCATATCACGCATGTGTTCTCTTTACAGTATAAATGGAACGAACACGACGGGtggaaggaagagagaaaagacagCAGCCAGTAGGATCCAACGCCGGCGGTCGATTCTTGTGCAGTCGGTTGGTTGATGGCTTGGAGGCGATTCATGCTGGTACTGTGGTTGGACGGGCTTGAGTTTCTATCAGCTGAAAAATGATACCCATATGCAGGTGAATTCTGAGATGTTGTTGGTTGAGTATGCATGCTAGGCAAGGTAGTATAGTTCCGGACAAGCTCTTTTCCTCGCTGTACCTAATACCGTATACCCAAGTATAGTAGGTGTGCTGGCTTCGTTATCATCAGACGTTGACCGCATTCGCTTAACCACAGGCGTGGGGAACTGGACACAAAGACAGttttgtctgtctgtctgacGGTTAATGAGCTCCATCAATAGCCCATCCTCCCAGCGTTGCAGTGGCCGACTGCCATGCAATAGCCGGAAGGATGAGAATGGATCGTTGTGAGGATGCACGCTGCGCCGTGATGGAGTCTTCTCCAACGTGAGACAAAGATGCAATGCACCTATTAGGCCGAGCAATTGGCGGGGATCTGCTGACCGTAGCAGAGACACGGAAGGACAGAGAAGCGAAGAGAAGACGGTAACAGACGGTGCCCTCATCTCTCtgcagaggagaggagaaattGAGCAATTAAACAGACGGACGGATGGATTGATTGATCCCATCACATGTTTGAGCATGGCCAGCTTGGcgaccaacagcagcagacaGGTCATTTACGTATAGTCATGTATCCGTACATGCTCGGATGTTATTACGTTTAGCCCACACGCGAAAAGGAGGTTAATTGTTGTTAGATGTCGATGGCCTTGCGAGGTAATAATGGGCAAAATGGGTAAGCACATGGCCATCAATATCGTTAGCGGCGGGATATCTGTCAAATGAAAcagcaagaagcaaaaaagaagaagaaagacgaaaaaaaaaaaagaaaaaaagaaaaagaaaaagacagaaTCCTTGTGCCGGGCTGTCAAAAAAATCCTCCCATTATTGGATGCCactccagcagcaaaagggTTACTTCGcccgattttttttccctgggCTGATAGGCGACGGGCCATTTCTGCAGCAACCCCTGTCGTGTCGCTCATGTTTGACACGGGATTGGGcctcaccttttttttttttttttttttttttttttttttttgttttattatcaTATTTTTCATGCAGCTTcttaatctattttaattaattttttttttctttcctttatGATCCATTTCTGTTCCGTCCTTCTTCCTCGCTTGACCTTTTTGTTCTCCTCCAATTGCCTTTTctgccccccctctctccctccaaAAAAGACATTAGctggcccttcttctttatttcttcaATCAACAAACACGCTTGTCCTGCTAggcaatttttttctctttttctttttggtgcCCTTTGTTCTCCCGATTCATCTATATCAGTTCAGCAGCAGGCGACAACTGCCGCCTTCAGATCTTTAGTCAAGACAGGCCATTGACCACGTCTCATTCCtggcctttctcttcttagaGAGCTTCCAGATCaaatccatcttcttcttcatctcgctGCTCGCAATTCAGACTATTACTAGCCGGCCCGCCGTTACGCAATATCCCCTCTGGAGATTAGAGCCAGACAattgtcttttcttcatttaAATAACGGTGGACAAGGCACCACCTGATGATCTCACGAAATACCAATACAAGTAGTACTACCGTGTAGTCCCGCTACTTATCTACCTTACCTGATCAGCCTTGGGTGACACCAAGTTACAGCTACCAGGGGTCTTGGCTGCTAGGTATCTCACGTTGCTCACATCACCTGACGGGCTGTTCAAGCTGAGCATAGCTTCGCCACGTGGAGACACTGACgggccattttttttttctctctctgtgtTCCGCAAGGGAGCAAGGGGGTGTGAGAAAGAGCTGCTATCGTGCTATTAGTTGTCCCTCGGCCCTGAAATCCAACTTTAGGCAATCACCGATTGTATACAAAAAGAtacaaaagggaaaagacgaagctattaaataaaattagacAGCTCGCGGCTCCAGATTTGGTCTAAATTGGGGGCGGGTGGAAGTCAAGCCGCGGCGCTCCACATCAATCCTACTTATTGCTGGTAGCGGTTGGTAGCACACCGAACACGCCCAAAGGGGGTTGAGAAGTGAGGCGGCAAAATCAGGAACGGCGCCAGGGAGAAGATCTGGGGACGGGCTAAAGAACGTGTCTAAACAAGGGAAAGCAGCTTGGCTGAGCATCTGCAACTAGAGGAGTTTTTAatttgctttattttttcgATGGCGGCGACAAATACGGCACCCTCCGACGACCTAGGCGTTGAAGGCGGCATTCATCATCTACATcacgaggaagatgatggtcAAGATTATGCTGCTGgcggagaagatgaaggcaatgaagaagaagaagaggaggaagacggagaagctgatgaggaggaagcgtta
The Trichoderma asperellum chromosome 7, complete sequence DNA segment above includes these coding regions:
- a CDS encoding uncharacterized protein (MEROPS:MER0029056), whose amino-acid sequence is MLTTTLLPTSQALPQTYSHYRQIKGDGNCGWRAIAFAYYEKLIDLGDQAQIEGEVARLMSLGSMLSNIGRYEYHEDFAEEAHSLLRDLAANIANPGLARVILLQRFNDDTVEANIIYYFRMLAATYLKGNANIYDPFVADHGGIAAYCSQAIDIVNREIEHLGIVGLANLLLKPIDFVLEVAYLDRSPGSQVNRYRFPEEANEQDPAALGPTIYLLYRPDHYDILYRTPPIQAPSTLPSSSVDLQVNRVSSLTNNIAINAVPGSTAGFPGANMDLLSMLPGFSLNSLGSMNTMPDISPMTPPMASPVDDHYVSSQPPSSWTTPFPEPLPSQVPQQPPPPSFPPVVSPAPMTPSTSMTPSPTMMNATSIRSNSSSSSSHLSGLVSNARPADHTPGYRIVFNPFQLEYDESRTTTVREPIDQAPRSTTFKNSVWNKAHYGNPDFHPEEYVPEDDHSDGRGGGRKRRKDS
- a CDS encoding uncharacterized protein (MEROPS:MER0029056) gives rise to the protein MSLGSMLSNIGRYEYHEDFAEEAHSLLRDLAANIANPGLARVILLQRFNDDTVEANIIYYFRMLAATYLKGNANIYDPFVADHGGIAAYCSQAIDIVNREIEHLGIVGLANLLLKPIDFVLEVAYLDRSPGSQVNRYRFPEEANEQDPAALGPTIYLLYRPDHYDILYRTPPIQAPSTLPSSSVDLQVNRVSSLTNNIAINAVPGSTAGFPGANMDLLSMLPGFSLNSLGSMNTMPDISPMTPPMASPVDDHYVSSQPPSSWTTPFPEPLPSQVPQQPPPPSFPPVVSPAPMTPSTSMTPSPTMMNATSIRSNSSSSSSHLSGLVSNARPADHTPGYRIVFNPFQLEYDESRTTTVREPIDQAPRSTTFKNSVWNKAHYGNPDFHPEEYVPEDDHSDGRGGGRKRRKDS